The genomic segment ACCGCGGCGCTGTCCGGCCGGACCATCGTCGACGCCCGCCGCCGCGGCAAGTACCTGTGGCTGCCGTTGGACGGCCCGGTCGAGCCGGGCGACACCGCGGAGACGGGCGAGGCGATCCTCGCCCATCTGGGCATGTCCGGCCAGCTGCTGGTGCAACCGCCGGACGAGCCGGACGAGAAGCACCTGCGGGTCCGCCTCGAATTCGCCGACGGCGGCACCGAACTGCGTTTCGTCGACCAGCGCACGTTCGGCGGGCTGTCGCTGGCCCGGCTGGTCCGGGCCGGGCTCGGTGGCGCCGAGCTGCCGGCCGAGATCGCGCACATCGCCCGCGACCCGGTCGACCCGGAGTTCGACGACGAGGCGTTCGTCGCCGCGCTGCGCCGCCGCCGTACCGGCGTCAAGCGGGCGCTGCTGGACCAGTCGCTGATCTCCGGGGTCGGCAACATCTATGCCGATGAGGCGTTGTGGCGGGCGAAGCTGCACTGGGCCCGCGCGACCGACACGATGACCCGCCCGGCGGTCCGTGCGCTGCTCGCGGACGTGCGCGGGGTGCTCGGTGACGCGCTGCGCGCCGGCGGCACCAGCTTCGACGCGCTGTATGTCAACGTCAACGGCGAGTCGGGCTACTTCGACCGGTCCCTGGACGTGTACGGCCGGGACGGCGAGCCGTGCCACCGGTGCGGCACGCCGATCCGCCGCGAGCCGTTCATGAACCGCTCGTCGTACCGCTGCCCGCGCTGCCAGCCCCGTCCGCGGCATCCGCACCCGTAGCCGGGGCCCCGGTGCGGCCGGACGGCGCGGCCCGGCCGACGACGAACCAGACCACCAGGCCGGCCTCGACCAGCACCGAGCCGATCGGCGTGGCCAGCGCGAGCAGTGTCGCCGCGAGGTACCCGGCGGGCCCGACCAGTGAGGTGCGCCGGGCCCGGCGGGCGGTGTCGGCGCTGCCGGGGTGCATCAGCTCCGGATGCCGGTACAGATGCTGCCAGAGCAGCGTGAACCACATCGAGGTCAGCGTCAGCGCGGCGCCGTAGAAGACCGCGGCGCCGGTCGCGTCGTGCCCACCGACGAGGTGCTCGCCGACGGTGGCGGTCGGTACCGGCAGGAAGCCGATCGTCAGCAGCATGCCGAGGTTGAGCAGCAGCAACGTCCGGTCGACGGCCCGGACCTGGTGGAACAGGTTGTGGTGGTGGATCCAGGCGATCCCGATGATCAGGAAGCTGACGACGTAGCCGGCCAGCGACGGCCACTCGTGGCCCAGCGCCGGCCACACCGCGGCGTCCGCGACCGGTGCACGAATGTCGAGTACCAGCAGGGTGGCCGCGATCGCGATGATGCCGTCGCTGAGGGCGGACAGCCGCGCCGGCGTGATCGTGGTGGGGTTCATCCGGGGATTATCGGCCGGAGGCGAGGTGCACCCCGCCGGCGACCTCCAGCACGCTGCCGGTGACGAATCCGTTGGTGGCGAGGGTCAGGACCGCCTGGGCGACCTCGCCGGCGGCGCCGATCCGACCGACCGGCAGCGTCTTCTCCTGCGCGGCGAACATCTCGTCGCGCACCGCTTCGGGCACCTGGTCCCACCACGGGGTACGGATGATGCCGGGGGAGACCGCGTTGACCCGCAGCGGCGCGAGCTCCACCGCGAGCGGGCGGATCATCGCCTCCAGCGCTCCGTTGATCGCGGCCAGCCCGGCGGTGCCGGGCAGCGCGGCGCGGGCCGAGGCCGCGGTCAGGAACGTGATCGAGCCGCGCAGCCGGGGGAGCGCCGCCTGCGCGATGCCGAGGTGCGCCCAGAACTTGCGCTCGAAGCCGTCCCGCAGCGCGGAAAGGTCGAGGGTGGCGAACGGGCCGGCGCCGGCCGCGCCGCTGAGCGCCAGCACCAGGTGGTCGTACTCGTCGGGGGCGGTGAAGAAACCGGCGACCAGGTCGGGGTCGGTGGCGTCGAGGCGGTGTGCGGTGCCGCCGATGCGGTCGGCGACGGCGGCGAGCCTCGTCTCGTCGCGCCCGGTGATCACCACGTCGGCGCCCTGCTGGGCGAACAGCTCCGCGGTGGCGGCGCCGATGCCCGAACTGCCGCCCATCACGAGGGCGCGCTGACCAGTGAGTGACACGGTTGCCTCTTTCCATTTGTCGAGTCGTACCGTCTCGACAAAGCATTACCGAGACCAATCGTCTCGTCAACGGGTACAGTGCGAGCATGCCGGGAGATTCCAGTCACGTCGATGCCGGCCCGACCCGCCGGCCGCACACCGGGCGCCGCCGCAACGAGGCCGCCCGGCGGGCGATCCTGGCCGCGGCGCTGCGGGCCGCCGCCCGGTCCGACGCGGTGCCCACGGTCGACGCCATCGCCGCCGAGGCGGGCGTCGGCAAGCAGACGATCTACCGCTGGTGGTCCGGGAAGCACGCGGTCCTGCTGGAGGCGCTCGCCGACAGTGCCGCGGTGCAGGTGCCGGCTCCCGACACCGGTACCCTGCTCGGCGACCTCACCGCGTTCCTCACGGCCACGTTCCGGGGCGCCGGCCGGCCACCGGTCTCGACCGCGCTGCGGGCACTTGCCGTTGCGGCACAACGGACTCCGGATACCGCGACGGCACTGAGGGGCTTCGTCGAGGCGCGCCGGGAGGCCCTGCGCGCGTTGCTGGTGCGCGGGGTGGAACGCGCCGAGCTGCCCGCCGCCACCAACCTCGATGTGCTGGTCGACCAGGCCTACGGCCTGCTGTGGTACCGGCTGCTCCTGGGGCACGCGCCGCTCACCGACGAGGCGGCCGCGAGCCTCGCGGCGTCGCTCGCCGGGAGGCCGGCATCGGGCGAGTGACCGGGCCGGCAAACATCGCCGGAACGAGACCGTTGGACTACTCTATGTATGCATAAGGACCACTCTCGGCTCGGTGATGGACGATCGAATGAGCGCGGTGACGCCGGACGGACGCGGCGGGTCGGTTCGGGTCGTGGCCGTGGTGCGGGGCCTCGTCCAGGGCGTCGGGTTCCGCTACCGGACCCGGTCCCGGGCCGAGGCGCTGGGGCTGTCCGGTTGGGCCAGAAACCTCCCCGATGGGCGGGTCGAAGTGGTCGCGGAGGGGGACCGTGCTGCATGTCACGATCTGGCCGATTGGCTCGGTGGTCCACAGGCCCCGGGGCGGGTGGATGCCGTGGTGGTACGGGTGGAGCGGGCACGCGGCGACCTGGCCGGATTTGCGACGGGGTGATGAAGTTGAGCCCACCAGACTCATGACATCCTTGACGATGTCGGCCGTGCTGGCACACCATATGGACGTCGCCACTGCACCCGCCCGTCTCGCCGATCCGGTGGCGGGTGTGCATCTACGGCCATCCGGCGACGCATTCGCAAGGAGACACCATGGCGAAGGCCCTCTACGGCCACGTCGGTCATGCGCCGGATCGGCGCCTGATCGACGAGGTCACCCGACTGCGCGCCCGCGTGCGGGCGCTCGAGTTCGAGACCGCGCGGTTGCAGGCCGAGAACGACCGGCTGACCGCGGCGAGTCAGGAGTCCGACGATCTGTTCCGGATCTCCGAACCCGCGCTGACCTGATCCGGCGCTGACCCGTCCCGGACGGCATGCGGGCGCAGCGCCCGGCCGAGCCGGAACAAGCACGGACCGCGCACCGACGATCAGCGCACGCACCACCGCAGTACCCGATGGAGCCCGTAGCCGCGGGATCGGTACCCCGCGTCCGCCGTGTCCGCCGTCGTGCGGTCTCGCGCGGTGGCGCGCCGTCGCGCGAACCCGGGCAGACCGCGCCGATACCGGAACCGGTATCGGCGCGTCCGTCCCTTTCCGGCCGGTTCGCGCTCCCCGGCGGGTCGCGGCCCTCCCGCCTCGGACTCGGCCGCGAGCCGGCGCCCCGGCACGCGCTGTCGCCCCTGCGCCGGAGACACGCGCTGTATCGCCCCTGCGCCCGAGCACGCGTTGTGTCGCCTTGGCGCGCCGGGGGTGCGCGCTGTGTCGCCTTGGCGCGCCGGAGGTGCGCGCTGTGTTGCGCTGGCGCGCCGGAGGTGCGCGCTGTGTTGCGCTGGCGCGCCGGAGGTGCGCGCTGTGTTGCGCTGGCGCGCCGGAGGTGCGCGCTGTGTTGCGCTGGCGCGCCGGAGGTGCGCGCTGTGTTGCGCTGGCGCGCCGGAGGTGCGCGCTGTGTCGCCCTGGCGCGCCGGAGGTGCGCACATGCTCATCGGGCGTGGTGCGGCACGGTAGCCTGCGACTCGGGCCTTTTCTCCCCGGCACGCCCGGCGGAAGGCCCGAACGCGCAGGTCGCGCCGCGCGCAGGTCAGTTCCCGCCATGGAGGATCGACAGCCCAGTGCATCTCAAGAGCCTCACGCTGAAGGGCTTCAAGTCGTTCGCCACCGCCACGACGCTGAAGCTGGAACCCGGC from the Actinocatenispora thailandica genome contains:
- the mutM gene encoding bifunctional DNA-formamidopyrimidine glycosylase/DNA-(apurinic or apyrimidinic site) lyase, with protein sequence MPELPEVETVRAGLQKWVAGRRIERVEVRHPRAIRRHAPGAEHFTAALSGRTIVDARRRGKYLWLPLDGPVEPGDTAETGEAILAHLGMSGQLLVQPPDEPDEKHLRVRLEFADGGTELRFVDQRTFGGLSLARLVRAGLGGAELPAEIAHIARDPVDPEFDDEAFVAALRRRRTGVKRALLDQSLISGVGNIYADEALWRAKLHWARATDTMTRPAVRALLADVRGVLGDALRAGGTSFDALYVNVNGESGYFDRSLDVYGRDGEPCHRCGTPIRREPFMNRSSYRCPRCQPRPRHPHP
- a CDS encoding TMEM175 family protein; the protein is MNPTTITPARLSALSDGIIAIAATLLVLDIRAPVADAAVWPALGHEWPSLAGYVVSFLIIGIAWIHHHNLFHQVRAVDRTLLLLNLGMLLTIGFLPVPTATVGEHLVGGHDATGAAVFYGAALTLTSMWFTLLWQHLYRHPELMHPGSADTARRARRTSLVGPAGYLAATLLALATPIGSVLVEAGLVVWFVVGRAAPSGRTGAPATGADAADGAGSAGSGTTSGS
- a CDS encoding SDR family oxidoreductase, with the translated sequence MSLTGQRALVMGGSSGIGAATAELFAQQGADVVITGRDETRLAAVADRIGGTAHRLDATDPDLVAGFFTAPDEYDHLVLALSGAAGAGPFATLDLSALRDGFERKFWAHLGIAQAALPRLRGSITFLTAASARAALPGTAGLAAINGALEAMIRPLAVELAPLRVNAVSPGIIRTPWWDQVPEAVRDEMFAAQEKTLPVGRIGAAGEVAQAVLTLATNGFVTGSVLEVAGGVHLASGR
- a CDS encoding TetR/AcrR family transcriptional regulator, encoding MPGDSSHVDAGPTRRPHTGRRRNEAARRAILAAALRAAARSDAVPTVDAIAAEAGVGKQTIYRWWSGKHAVLLEALADSAAVQVPAPDTGTLLGDLTAFLTATFRGAGRPPVSTALRALAVAAQRTPDTATALRGFVEARREALRALLVRGVERAELPAATNLDVLVDQAYGLLWYRLLLGHAPLTDEAAASLAASLAGRPASGE
- a CDS encoding acylphosphatase codes for the protein MSAVTPDGRGGSVRVVAVVRGLVQGVGFRYRTRSRAEALGLSGWARNLPDGRVEVVAEGDRAACHDLADWLGGPQAPGRVDAVVVRVERARGDLAGFATG